From the genome of Cytophagales bacterium WSM2-2:
TTGGGTAAGGTGATCCTGGCTTCCTTTGCCAAAGCGGTAAACGCAAACCAATAGCTGGCTGCCGACCAGTCGGCTTCAACGGTTACGGAGGAGGGTTTATAAGATCCCGGCTTTACCGAAATGATATTTTTTTTGAAATCCAGCTCGAGATTGGCACCGAATTCCTGCATCAGGGTGGCAGTCATGCTGATGTAGGGGATGCTTCCCGTTTCACCTTTCAATTGAATCGTCAATCCCTTCGGAAGGATAGGGGCTAGCATCATCAGGGCGGAGATGTACTGGCTGCTCACATTGCCGGGCATTTCAATAAAATCCGTCTTTTGAATTTGAAATCCCTGTGTTTCCACGGGAGGAAATCCCTCCTGACCTAAATACCTGAGGTCTGCTCCGAGCGTACGAAGTGCGTCTACCAAAAGGGCAATCGGGCGTTGTTTCATCCGGTCGGTACCGGTAAGTATCTTCTTTTGGTTGGTCAACGCAAAGTAGGCGGTGAGGAAACGCATGGTAGTCCCCGCATCCATCACGTCAATCGTGTGATCCGGGCTATTCACTAATGCTTGCATCAACTTTGTATCCCGGGCTGATGAAAGATTGCTAACTGATGATCGGTTGCCGGTGAGTGCATTCAGGATCAGTGCCCGGTTGCTGATGCTCTTTGACGATGGCAACTCTTTGGCTGTTCCAAAAATTTTTGAGTTACCTTTTATAGTGATTGACGAATTCAAAACGTTAGTGAGTTTAAGAGGCGCGAAAAGTAAAGTTTTCCAAATGTTTTTTCAGCCCGCTTGAAACTATTTATTTTGAAATAAAGTTGAAGGAGTTATGAGCACATCAAAGAAAATTGCAATTGGCTTGGGAGTAGCCGGTGGCGCGCTGTTGGCCGCCTGGTTATTGACCGGAGACCGCAAGAAGAAGACCAAAGAGTTCATTGCAAAAAGAGCTGATGACCTGAAAAAGGTATTCAGTGAGCAAAAAGGCAATGATACCGAAGATCAGGACGTTCATTACGTTTAAATCGACCGGTAATAGTCAAATGACTTCTCTAACTCATCTTCGGTAACTCGTATATCCCACACGGCTTTGCCAATTCCCTCCGGCAAAGCCAACAGAATTTCATTTCCTTTATTTTTCTTGTCCTGGGCAATCAGCTGAATGACCAGCGCGTCCCCCCACGGCATGTCCTGTTTTTCAAAGATCGCGATCAGGAAAGTGGTAATTTCTTGTAGGTCCGCCTCACTAAATAGCTTTTTCTCACGAGCGATAAAGCTTTCCATGATCATCCCCATGGCAATAGCTTCGCCATGAAATATCCGGTTGCCTTCCGCCAGAAAATAGCTTTCCAAAGCATGGCCAATTGAATGCCCGAAGTTGAGAATCTTGCGAAGTCCTTTTTCCCGTGGGTCCTTATCGGTAACTGATTTTTTGAAATCGATGGAATGGCGCACGAGTGTCTCCCAATCCTGGTCGTGCAATGCCTTTGCCCGGATTGTCTGCCACATCTTTTGATCAGAAATAAGGCAATGCTTGATCACCTCGGCAAATCCACTGCGGAGCTCGCGCTCTGGCAGAGTTTTAAGGAACGGGGTGTGGATGAAAGTTGCCTGAGGTTCACAAAAGACCCCGATGTGATTTTTAAAACTATTGAAGTCAATCCCGAGTTTTCCTCCTACACTGGCGTCTACCTGGGAAAGCAGGGTAGTCGGCACAAGGGCAAAGTCAATGCCACGCTTAAAGGTGGCCGCGCAGAATCCGCCCATATCTCCCAACACTCCGCCTCCAAGTACGATCAGGATAGAATGCCGGTCAAAATTCAGGTCGGTGAGCTTTTGCCAAATGAGTTTACAGGTTTCAATATTTTTATGCTCTTCCCCGGCAGGTACTTCGATCACATGATGGACGGGGAGTTGCTCTTTTATCAGGGGATAACAATGATGGTGTGTATTCGAGTCTGTGAGCACCCCGATTTTAGAGTAAGGTGAGGCGCTCAGAAGGCCTTGAAAATCAATTCTGTTCCCTGTAAAAATTACTGATCCTGAATTCATTACATCTTTGAAAAAACAAAAGTAAACCAATTTTTTATCGCCAAATAAGAAGTTTGCCATGCTTATATTTGCGCCCTAAAATCCCAGGCATGGAATCTGACCCCATTGTGCACTTTGATGATACGGCAGTAGCCTTTTCATATAAGAGTGACAAACAGCTCAAAAAAGCGAACCTGATCTTCTCCCTTGTTAATAATCCTACCGTTTCGGCTATAGCTACACGAATGGCTAAGCTAAGCCTGAAGTTGCGACTGCCGGTGAAGGGCTTGATCCGTTCTACCGTGTTCGAACATTTTTGCGGGGGAGAAACAATCGATCAAAGCGAAAAGACGATTCAAAATCTGAATAAGTTCAGCATTGGTACTATTCTAGATTATTCGGTGGAAGGTGAGGAGACGGAACCTGTATTTGACCAAACCACCCGGGAGATTATTGCGACTATTGAAAAGGCGAAAAATAATAAAGCGATTCCATTCAGTGTTTTTAAAGTAACTGGTATCGGAGCCTTTGACTTATTGGAAAAAATCCAGGCAAAGGGAAATTTGACTGAAGAAGAGAAAGCAGCCTGGGCACGTGTGCAGCAACGAGTAGACCAGATTTGCAAGAAGGCGTTTGAATGTGGCGTGCCTGTATTGGTCGATGGTGAAGACAGCTGGATTCAAAATCCTATTGACGAGCTCGCTTATGCAATGATGCAAAAGTACAACCGGGAAAAAGCGATTGTATTAAATACCTTTCAAATGTACCGCACCGATATGCTGGACAATTTGAAAAATGCACTGGAAGAAGCGATCCGTAAAAACTACTTTCTTGGAGCGAAGCTGGTGCGTGGAGCGTATATGGAAAAGGAGGCAGCACGCGCTGCGAAATTGAATTACCCCAACCCGATTCACCCCGGTAAAGATGCTACGGACAAGGCGTTTAATGCCGGACTGGATTTTTGTATAGAAAACATAAATCGTATCAAGTTCATGTGTGGCTCACACAACGAATATAGTAATCAATACCTGGCGTCATTGATCCAGACAAAAGGAATTAAACCTAATGATCCACATATTTGGTTTGGACAATTGCTGGGTATGAGCGACAATATCTCTTTTAACCTGGCGAAGGCCGGCTACAATGTGGCCAAATATGTTCCCTATGGCCCTGTGGAATCAGTAATGCCCTACCTGTTGCGCAGGGCTGCCGAGAACACTTCCGTAGCAGGGCAAAGCAGCCGCGAACTTACCCTGATCCGCAAGGAGTTGAAGAGGAGAAACTCCTCGAAATAATTCAGGCAGGACTTTTGCTTTCTCATAAGAATTAAACACAAGTCTTATGAAGAAAGTCAGAATTCTTGTCTTGATGTTGTGCGGTCCTTTGCTCCTTACCTCTTGTTTCAGGTACCAGTATGCTACCCTCCAATCGACTTTGCCAAAGAAATCAGGAGGCATTATCATTGAAAATGATTCTGTGGAGGTCTCCTATTCATTTAAAGGAGAAAATTGCCCGGTCAGGATTCAGGTGTCCAATAAGCTAAACACGCCTCTCTATGTTGACTGGAAGAAATCAGCTCTGATTTTGAATAACGAACGGTTTAGTTTTTGGGAGGACAAAGCAACATTGAATGCTTCTTCCTGGGGATATGAGATTCACTGGACTAAAAATACTTCGACCACTGGAAGTACAACAACAGGTGAGTTGGTTCGAGCAGAACAAATCAGTTTCATTCCTCCCCATTCCTTCATAACTGCTACTCCGCTTACCGCAAAAAGTTCATTTTTCGAGCTTCCACCAGCAACAAAAGACCAACAGGTAAATCTTGAAGGCTCGGGTCAGACAATGACCGGTAAGAAGTATTCCTTTTCAAAGGAGAATTCGCCCATGAAATTCAGGAATTACCTGACTCTGGCAGGCGATGAGAAATTTGAATACTCGTTTCATTTCGACAATGAATTCTGGGTTTCTGACATCATCTCTACGTTAGCAGCTCCTGCCGACCTCGCGGGTCGCCCATCAACCGAATTTTCAATACGGAAGACCACAGGTTTTGCCAACGGTGTAGCGGTCATCATTGGTATTCCATTGATCGTCTTGTTGGCCGTGTCGAATTCCCATTCCAAATAGAGGTAATTCACTATTTTTGCAGCCTAATTCAAAAGGCAAAATGCAATTATCAGAGCAAGAGTCGATTCGCAGGCAAAGTATGGAGGAGTTAAGCAAACTCGGGATCAATCCTTATCCCCCCGAGTTGTTTGAAATTAATATTACGGCTGACGGCTTTCATAAGAACTACTCTTCTTTAGACGGAAAGGATCTGTCGATTGCCGGGCGTATTATGTCTCGCCGGGTTATGGGAAATGCCTCGTTTGTTGAATTGCAAGACGAGACTGGGAGAGTACAAATTTATTTTCGCCGGGATGACCTTTGCCCGGGAGAGGACAAAACGCTTTACAATACGGTATTCAAAAAATTGCTGGACATCGGTGATATCATTGGCGTGAAAGGATTTGCGTTCACTACGCAAACCGGTGAGCAATCCATTCATGCCAAAAGCTTTACAGTGCTTTCAAAATCGTTGCGTCCGTTGCCAATTGTAAAAGAGACAAAAGACGAGCAAGGCAATGTACACCTGCATGATGCATTTACCGATCCAGAGCAGCGTTACCGCATGCGTTATGTTGACTTGGTGGTGAACCCTCAAGTACGGGAAGCCTTTGTGAAAAGAACCAGGCTTGTGAACTCCATGCGCGAGTACCTCAACAAACAAGGATATCTCGAAGTAGAGACTCCTATTTTGCAACCGCTCTATGGTGGCGCTGCCGCTAAACCGTTCAAGACACATCACAATACACTGGACATGACGCTGTACCTGCGTATCGCCAACGAACTTTATTTGAAACGTCTGATCGTAGGTGGATTTAATGGTGTATATGAATTCAGCAAAGACTTCCGCAACGAGGGAATGTCACGTTTTCATAATCCGGAGTTTACCCAGGTTGAATTATATGTAGCCTATAAGGATTACCAATGGATGATGAACCTGGTGGAGGAAATGATCGAGAAAGTGGCGCTTGATCTGCATGGATCAACTCAAGTGAAGGTGGGCGAGAACCTCATCGACTTCAAAAGACCTTGGAAACGCCTGACGATGTATGAAGCCATTCAGCATTTTACAGGAATAGACATCTCAGCCATGGATGAAGCACAATTGCGAGAGACTTGCAAGCAACTCCATGTGCCTGTTGATAATACGATGGCTCGGGGAAAACTCATCGATCAGATTTTTGGTGAGAAATGTGAGCCTAATCTCATTCAACCGACTTTCATCACGGACTACCCTTTGGAGATGTCACCATTGGCAAAGAAGCACCGCAGCAAGCCGGGACTTGTGGAGCGCTTTGAAGCTATCTGCAACCGCAAAGAAATTTGTAACGCATTCTCTGAATTGAATGATCCTATTGATCAACGTCAGCGCTTTGAAGAGCAACTCGAACTTGGCAAGCGTGGTGATGAGGAGGCCATGACCCTGGATGAAGATTTTTTACGAGCCCTGGAATACGGGATGCCTCCGACTGCAGGCTTAGGTATTGGTATCGACCGGTTGAGCATGATCATGACTAACTCACCTTCCATCCAGGATGTGATTTTCTTTCCTCAGATGAAGCCGGAGAAAAAGACAGAGGTAGACTCTGCTAAAGAATTTGAGTCACTCGGAATTCGTCCGGAGCTTTTTCCAATCCTTGAAAAATTAGGAATTCGTTCCGCAGCTCAATTGAAGGAGATTAAACCTTCAAAATTGTTCAATGATATTCCTGGAATGCGAAAGAAACTTAAACTGGATACTGTTCAGAATCCAACGCTGCAGGAAATCGAAGGGTGGATGAAGTGATTTGATTCGTTAACTCATTGATTCGGTAATTCGGTAACGAATTGATTAAGGGAAGCATAGATACATCATCAAATTAACGAAATCAACACATCATTAAATCAATTAGTATCCCTGCTGCGAATCGATAAAACTCCTCGTGCGGTTCAGTTTCAAATCTTTAAGGAGCGAAGACTTGATTCCGATATTAAACACATACGATTGGAATTTTCCAAAAGGCACCCAGTTGACATTCATTTGCCAGCAGTGCAAATCCCTGGCTAACCCCAAAGTTGTCATAGTGAATGCCCTATTAACAAAGTCATAACCGGCTGAATAAGTGACCTTCCATTTTTCGCTGAGGCTGACATCACCAGAAAAATTTGCAGACTGCGTTACAGTAGCTGGCCCGATGGTTCGGCTATAACTGATGTTGTAGCTCAGTCTCAAATTCCACGGCACGGAAAAATCTACGTAGGTATCAGGATGTTTCAGCAAAAATTCCTTGTCAGCCTGGGGTGCATTTGACTTGGCAACCTTGTCCCGTAGGGCTTTGTCTTTTTCCTGCCCCTTTTTGCTCAGGTTCGTACTGAAGGCAAGCGAAGCATTCGTAATCCGTCCAAGCTTTCCGGCATCCCATGCGTAATGATTAATCCTGAACTCTTTATAAATCGGTTGGTCATGAGTATCAACTCCATAACGTCCAAGCCTGTATTCGTAGGGGTCCAAAGTCGCACTCAAGTTGACATTGATCTTATTGTCAAGAATGTTGGAATTGGCACTTATGCCTATGGCACTCAATTTCATTGAGTCCGCCAGGAAGTTATAAGCTGAACTTAACGATAGATTATTGAGGAGAGACACTTTTCGATCGACCGTGTCTTTAGGCTTCCTTACTTTCATTTCCACGGTATTGGAAATACCAAAAGACATCGATTCATTTCTGCCTAACGGGGACTGCCCATAAACAAAACCTTCGTGGATAGATTTCAGAGCTACCGTGGGCTTACCGTTAGCATCTGTAGTACCCACGCGTTGATAGTACCCATATTTTAGATCAGAGAAGTCAGGGTTATAACTGAATCCTATCGTTGGAGTCATCAAGTGCCTGATTGCTTTTATTCGTGCGTTCTTGTTTTTGGCAAGGTACGTTCCATAGATACGCGTGTTCATACTTAACGAAAAATTGTAAAATGACTCCCGGTTAAATTGGTGCACGGTATCGATTTTTACCGGTTGAGTTCCAAGTGTCAGACTATTGGAAGGAACGGTGCCCCAAACCAATTTGTCAAAGTACCAGAGTTCTGTAAAATTAGCTCCCGCGGTAAAAGTATAGTGCTTGAATACTTTGAATGATGTGCTTATGGGAACAACATGACGGACACCCTTATTAGCATTTTTTAAATAGATATGTAGATTTTGCCCGTTGAATGCCCCAATGCTATCGCGCAAAGTTCCGTCCGTATTTTTGGCAATGTTGCCCAGATCATTGTTGATCTGGTTCACAGCATTCATAGTGTACTTGACCTGCAGGTTCTGCAAAATCAGGCTCTGTGATTTTTTGAAAGGGTAGAGGTTGTTGACGTTGAAACTAATGTCGGGTAATGACAAATCCAGCCTGCGCGTTCTGAAATCCTGGTTATGACGCATGTTGGCCGCCAGAGTGAATGGCGTATTCTGGAATGTTTTAGAGTACGAAATATTTGAACTTGCTTTTTGCTGCAAATTGCTGTTTTGGATTTGTGCTAAATTGGTTTGCCCTGCTCCTAAAAAGTTATTGCTGTTGTTGGTACTTGTGGCGATGTTGACAGAGGCCGCGAAACGCGAAGTGCCCCGGCTCTTGGGTGCATGGCTCCAGGTCAGGCTGAAATCTTTTCGCACGTCTGGCTTTTCGATCTGACTGCTGTAATTGTTAGAGTTGTAGGAAAAAGCAAGCGACCCACTGTATTTGTAACGTGAGATATAGGAAGAGTTCAGGTACAGACCGGTCGAACCCTTAGAGAATAAATCGGCAGTAACCGATAAATTGATATAATCGCTGATGTCAAAATAATATCCGGCCCTGCGCAGAAAGAAGCCCCGAATGGTTTCTTCGCCATAAGACGGAATGATTATACCCGACGAACTTTGACGTTGTGATGGGAACATTCCAAAAGCAAAACCTAGCGGAGTGGGTACGTGATTAAATTCCATATAAAACGGACCGGTCACAATTTTATCACCTGTGATCGCTTTCGCTTTTTTTGAAATGATCCTGAAATGCGGATCAGCAAGGTCGCACGTGGTGTATGCGTTATACGTAGTAAAAATGTCATTCTTCGCGTTTTTGTAAACGGACTGACCATGCATAAATCCTTCACCTTGTTTGGTCACTACTTCGGTGATCCGTGCTCGTTTGGTCTTGAAATTATAGACCATACCTTTAGTCTCGTATGTTTCCTGGCCATCTTTAAAAATAGGAAAGCCTACGAGTTGACCCGTTGAATCTCTCTTACCATTAGCCGTGACAGTGGAGGTCTCATAGTCAATCACAATCTCTTCTGCATCCAGGTTGATCTGGCCGTACGTTACTTTGGCGTTGCCGTAAAGTCTGACAATTTTTTTCCCCAGCTCAGAAATAATGGAATCCTCTGCTGAGTAAACGATGGTCGCTTCGATATCACTCTTAGGTTTTGACTTTACGGAATCCTTCTTGACTTTCGAGGTATCGGATGTAGCCAGTTTGCCTTGGGGAATTGAATCATTTTTTGCCGGAAGTCTGGCAGGAGTTTTGACCGGTCTTTCTACCTGGGCGCTTGCCTGAAGGTGAAAAAAGATGAGGATAATGGCCAAAAAACCGATAAATGTTCGCACGATACCTTGGTCAGTCAACGGGGTAGGTAGTTTACCATGTTGTGAAAAATTCACAACTTTGCGTAAAGTTATTTTAAATCTGTCACACATCGATACGTTCGTTCGGAATATCCCGGTAAAGGTTTTGTTGATAGCAATAACCTTGCTAAACTCATCGGCTACCCCAATTCGAACAGGAACCAAAGTGGCTACCGTGGTTATTGACCCCGGGCACGGGGGTGAAGACCCCGGAACTATGGGCAAAAACTCAAAAGAGAAAACCGTAGCCTTGAAGATTTCATTGAAATTCGGTGCCTACATCGAAAAATATATGCCCGATGTAAAGGTGATTTACACCAGGAAAACCGACAAATACATGTCGTTAGAAGACCGGGCGAACATGGCAAACAAGGTGAAGGCTGATCTTTTCATTTGTATTCATGCAAATGCATTGAGCGGATCGCCTGCCTATGGAACTGAAACCTATGTGATGGGATTGCACAAGGATAAAGGCAACCTGGAGGTAGCCAAACGGGAGAACTCGGTGATACTGATGGATGAGAATTATAAGGAGCGTTATGAGGGTTTCGACCCCAACAGTCCGGAGTCATATATTTTGTTTACATTAAGTCAGAGCGCTTACCAGGAAAGCAGTTTGTTATTCGCTCAAAAGGTAGAAGAACAGTTCAAAAAGAAAACCGGTCGTTATAGCCGGGGAGTGAAACAGGCGGGTTTTTGGGTGCTGTGGCGTACGGGAATGCCAAGTGTTTTAATTGAGACAGGTTTTTTGACAAATGAAAAAGAAGAGAAGTATTTACTGAGCACGGCAGGGCAGGACTCCATCGCTATCGGTATTTATCGGGCGTTCAAAGGGTATAAAACTGAAGTGGAATCCATAAATTGAATTTGTGAAATACAGCAAAGAATTGAAGGTCGGAATTTTTAGTGCAGTCGCTATCGCGCTATTGTACTTTGGTTTTAATTTCCTCAAGGGCATAGACTTTTTCCAAACCAAAAAAGTGTACTATGCTGTTTACGACAACATCAACCAACTCACCATTTCGAACCCGGTTTTGGTTAATGGTTATGCCGTGGGGCGCGTTAGTCACATTAAGATTTTGCAGAACAGAAACAATCACGTCCTCGTGGAACTGGAAATTGACTCCGAGATCGAACTCACGGATGCGACAAAAGCGATCTTGAATAGTGAATTGCTCGGGGGTAAATCAGTGTTGCTGAATATTGTTCCGTCTGACAAGAAACTTAATGCGGGTGATACGTTAAAAACCCAGGTAGCGAAGGGAATGTTCGATGTGTTGTCGGAAACAGCAACTCCGGTGGCCACCGACTTGCAAAGCACATTAAGAAAATTCAATACAGCTATTGATAATTTCAGCAAGAACTTTGAGAAGCTGGATATCATTTTCGCGAAACTGCAATCGACTCCAGACTTACTGAATAAAACACTCACTACCACTAACTCACGAATTGAGGATTTATCGGCCAGTTTCAAAGCCGATGCGGAAAAATTAGGTACAACCCTGGACGAGTTAAAACCTGTGCTTGCTAATTTTAAGACCGTTTCTGATTCATTGAAGCGTGTACAACTGAATCAAACACTGGTCAAGACACAGCAAGCGCTGACAGCGCTGAATGAAACACTTTCAAAATTCAAAAAGAACAATAATACAGTTGGTCGTCTGATGAACGAAGATTCGTTGTACGTCAACATGAATAAGATGGTGCTGAGTATCCAAAAACTTTCGGAGCATCTCAACAGCAACCCGAAGCATTTCCTGGCACCGCTGGGCAAAAGCAAGAAGAAAATCGACCGGGATTTACAAAAACAGGAAGAAGAGAAGAAAAAAGCGGCTGCGCAGAAAAAATAGCTCATGGATTTAGAATTTAACAAGAACGAAGATCAACTCAAGCAACTTTGTTCTCAACTGAAAGCCAAAGCAAAAAAAGTAAAGCTGGGCGGAGGCGAAAAGAAAATTAAAGAACAACACGACAAGGGCAAACTCACCGCCCGCGAACGCATTGAGTACCTCACTGATAAAAATTCATCTTTTTTAGAAATAGGACTTTTTGTTGGCGATGGTATGTATGCCGAGCAAGGCGGTTGTCCGTCTGGGGGTGTTGTGGCCGGTATAGGTTATATCAAAGGGAGGCAATGCGTTGTGGTTGCAAATGATGCCACCGTAAAAGCAGGAGCCTGGTTCCCCATCACTGCCAAGAAAAATTTACGCGCCCAGGAGGTGGCCATGGAGAACCGGTTGCCTATCGTTTATCTGGTTGACAGTGCCGGTGTGTTTCTTCCAATGCAAGATGAAATCTTTCCTGACAAAGAACATTTTGGAAGACAATTCAGAAACAATGCGAAGATGTCGGCCATGGGCATCGTGCAGATTGCTGCCATTATGGGTAGCTGCGTTGCCGGTGGTGCTTATCTCCCCATCATGAGTGATGAAGCAATGATTGTCGACAAAACAGGTTCAATCTTTTTGGCAGGATCGTACCTGGTGAAGGCCGCAGTCGGGGAAGATATCGACAACGAAACATTGGGCGGTGCAACTACACATTGCGAAATTTCAGGTGTAACAGACAACAAATTCCCCAACGACCAGGCATGCCTGGATTATATCCGGAATCTGTTTGACAAAATTGGTGCGTTTGAGAAAGCGGGCTTTGACCGTGCTGAACCAAAACAACCTAAAGAAAAGCAGGAGGATATTTACGGTATCTTCCCGGCCGATCGCGTGAAGCCTTATGATATGCTTGACGTGATCAAACGTCTCACTGATAATTCCGAGTTTGAAGAATATAAGCCGCTCTACGGGAAAACAATCCTCTGCGGTTACGCCCGTATTGACGGTTGGGCTGTGGGCATCATTGCCAATCAGCGCAAAACTGTCAAGACAAAGAAAGGTGAATTGCAAATGGGTGGTGTGATCTATTCTGATTCAGCCGATAAGGCCGCCCGTTTTATTATGAATTGTAACCAGCGCAAGGTGCCGCTTGTTTTTCTTCAGGATGTCAGCGGGTTTATGGTCGGAAGCCGGGCGGAGCATGGAGGTATTATCAAAGACGGAGCTAAAATGGTCAATGCCATGGCCAACTCCACAGTTCCGAAATTCACTTTCATCATCGGTAATTCATATGGTGCAGGGAATTATGCCATGTGTGGTAAGGCCTATGACCCGCGTTTGATCTATGCGTGGCCTACAGCTCAACTAGCCGTGATGAGCGGGAGCTCCGCAGCAAAAACATTGTTGCAGATCCGGGTGAGTTCGTTGAAAACCCAGGGAAAAACTATTACAGAAGAAGAGGAGAAAAATTTGTTGAAAGAGATTACAGACAGCTACAACGAGAAGTTAAGTCCGTTCTATGCTGCTTCGAGATTGTGGGTGGATGGCGTTATCGATCCGATTGAAACACGTTCAGTTATCTCAATTGGCATTGAAGCAGCCAATCATGTTCCTGTAGAGAAATTTAACGTTGGCGTAATTCAAACGTAAAAAACAATATTGAATGTTTGAATGAACTATCTAAGCTAGAAAAACAATTAAATCAAATTGAATAATTTAGGTGTTACTAATTCAATCATTCAGTTATTCAACATTCATCACTGACTAGATGCAGGAAAAAGAATTAAAAGCCCTTGTTTCACTTCTTGATGATGATGATCAGCAAGTGGTGTCGCACGTGGAGGGAAAAATCCTCTCCATTGGCAAGGAGGTAATTCCTTTTCTGGAAAACGAATGGGAGAGCAACCTGAATCCGAAGGTACAGGGACGTATTGAAGAATTGATTCATACCCTGCAGTACGACCTTCTTCGTGAACGATTGAAAAATTGGTATTCTGGCAAGGAGCAAGACTTGCTGACGGGAATGTGGATCCTTGCTACTTATCAGTATCCTGAGATTGAATTAGAGAAACTAAAGCAGGACCTCGAACAAATTTATTATGAAACGTGGCTTGAGTTTCGTCCCGACTTGTATCCGTTTGATCAGGTCAAAGTGATCAATAGTGTTTTGTTTAACAAGCTGAAGTTTGGAGCCAACACTAAAAACTTCCACTCGCCCGGCAACTCCATGATCAACGTGGTATTGGAATCGCGCAAAGGCAACCCAATCACGTTGTGTGTGATCTATATGTTGGTAGCGCAAAAACTGAAACTTCCGATACACGGGGTCAACCTCCCCAATTTGTTTATACTTACTTATAAAGACGAGAACCACCAGTTTTATATCAATGCTTTTAATCGTGGACTGATTTTTTCAAAGCAGGATATTGAGAATTATATCCACGAACTTCATCTCGTACCTCAGTCTTCTTTTTTTGAAGCATGTTCCAACCTGGAGATAGTTCGCAGGGCACTGCGCAATCTCGTCATGAGTTTTGAGAAAATCGGAGAACATGCCAAGGCGGATGAGGTAAAGGTTCTGCTGGTAGATATTTCCGATGGCGGAGATCTTGGTGTGTAATTCAACTTGCAAGAACCCGGTCGAGCTTCTTTTGAATCAATTGTTTTTCAGCTTGTGTTTTAGCGAGCCTCACAGCTTCATAGAAATGATCGATTGATTTTTGCCTGTCAATTTTTTCGTAAAGCTCCCCCAGCAGGACAAAATAAAAATGGTTGTCAGTGAGTTTTAGTTTCTCAGCTTCCGAAATTGCTTCTTGGATGCTATTGGCCTTGGCTAATGCATATGTTCTGTTAAGCGCAGCAATTGGGGAATACTCAATTTGAAGCAACTGATTATAGAACTGGAGAATGATCTCCCATTTCTCTTTGGAATCAACAGCTTGTGTATGCCAAAAGGCGATAGCCGCCTCCATATGATATTTGGTGAGTTGATTTCCATGTGCGGATCGATTCAAATAGTACTCGCCTTTTTGAATGCAATCTGCATCCCAGAGATCAGGGTTTTGGTCAGCATACAAAATAATTTCTCCTTGTTCATTCGTTCGGGCATCGAA
Proteins encoded in this window:
- a CDS encoding methylcrotonoyl-CoA carboxylase; the encoded protein is MDLEFNKNEDQLKQLCSQLKAKAKKVKLGGGEKKIKEQHDKGKLTARERIEYLTDKNSSFLEIGLFVGDGMYAEQGGCPSGGVVAGIGYIKGRQCVVVANDATVKAGAWFPITAKKNLRAQEVAMENRLPIVYLVDSAGVFLPMQDEIFPDKEHFGRQFRNNAKMSAMGIVQIAAIMGSCVAGGAYLPIMSDEAMIVDKTGSIFLAGSYLVKAAVGEDIDNETLGGATTHCEISGVTDNKFPNDQACLDYIRNLFDKIGAFEKAGFDRAEPKQPKEKQEDIYGIFPADRVKPYDMLDVIKRLTDNSEFEEYKPLYGKTILCGYARIDGWAVGIIANQRKTVKTKKGELQMGGVIYSDSADKAARFIMNCNQRKVPLVFLQDVSGFMVGSRAEHGGIIKDGAKMVNAMANSTVPKFTFIIGNSYGAGNYAMCGKAYDPRLIYAWPTAQLAVMSGSSAAKTLLQIRVSSLKTQGKTITEEEEKNLLKEITDSYNEKLSPFYAASRLWVDGVIDPIETRSVISIGIEAANHVPVEKFNVGVIQT